From the genome of Mustela lutreola isolate mMusLut2 chromosome 16, mMusLut2.pri, whole genome shotgun sequence, one region includes:
- the KLC3 gene encoding kinesin light chain 3 isoform X1: protein MSVQVAAPGSVGLGPERLSPEELVRQTRQVVQGLEALRAEHHGLARHLAEALAGQGMVAGLELLEEKQQVVSHSLEAIELGLGEAQVLLALSAHVGSLEAEKQRLRAQARRLAQENAWLREELEETQRRLRASEEAVAQLEEEKNHLEFLGQLRQYDPPAESQQPESPPRRDSLASLFPSEEEERKAGSEAVGAAVAQQGGYEIPARLRTLHNLVIQYAGQGRYEVAVPLCRQALEDLERSSGHCHPDVATMLNILALVYRDQNKYKEATDLLHDALQIREQTLGPEHPAVAATLNNLAVLYGKRGRYREAEPLCQRALEIREKVLGSDHPDVAKQLNNLALLCQNQGKFEEVEQHYARALSIYEALGGPNDPNVAKTKNNLASAYLKQNKYQQAEELYREILSREDLPAPLGAPNAGTTGDTEQTLRRSSSFSKIRESLRRGSEKLVSRLRGEGMAGAAGMKRALSLNVLNVDGPKAAGTQVPHQHLSKTTRTLSTQDLGPR, encoded by the exons ATGTCCGTACAGGTGGCAGCCCCTGGAAGTGTGGGGCTGGGCCCAGAGCGCCTGAGCCCCGAGGAGCTGGTGCGGCAGACAAGACAAGTGGTGCAGGGGTTGGAGGCCCTGCGGGCCGAGCACCATGGCCTGGCCAGACACCTGGCTGAGGCCCTGGCAGGACAGGGCATGGTGGCCGGCTTGGAGCTCCTGGAAGAAAAGCAGCAGGTGGTGAGCCACTCACTGGAAGCCATCGAGCTTGGACTGGGTGAGGCCCAG GTGCTGCTGGCCCTGTCAGCGCATGTGGGCTCGCTGGAGGCGGAGAAGCAGCGGCTGCGAGCCCAGGCCCGGAGGCTGGCCCAGGAGAACGCATGGCTgcgggaggagctggaggagacgCAGCGGCGGCTCCGGGCCAGCGAGGAGGCCGTGGCGCAGCTTGAGGAGGAGAAGAACCACCTCGAGTTCCTGGGGCAGCTGCGACAGTATGACCCGCCGGCAGAGAGCCAG CAGCCTGAATCCCCTCCTCGGCGAGACAGCCTGGCCTCCCTGTTCCCcagtgaggaggaagagaggaaag CAGGCTCCGAGGCAGTGGGGGCCGCAGTGGCTCAGCAGGGCGGCTACGAGATCCCTGCCCGCCTTCGGACCCTGCACAACCTCGTGATCCAGTACGCGGGCCAGGGCCGCTACGAGGTTGCAGTGCCGCTGTGCCGCCAGGCCTTGGAGGACCTGGAGCGGAGCTCGGGCCACTGCCACCCTGACGTGGCCACCATGCTCAACATCCTGGCGCTGGTGTACCG GGACCAGAACAAGTACAAGGAGGCCACAGACCTTCTCCACGATGCCCTGCAGATCCGGGAGCAGACGCTGGGCCCTGAGCACCCTGCA GTGGCCGCCACCCTCAACAACCTGGCGGTGCTCTATGGGAAGCGGGGGCGTTACCGGGAGGCTGAGCCCCTGTGCCAGCGCGCCCTGGAGATCCGGGAGAAG GTCCTGGGGAGCGACCACCCGGACGTAGCCAAGCAGCTCAACAACCTGGCCTTGCTGTGCCAGAACCAGGGCAAGTTTGAGGAGGTGGAGCAGCACTACGCCCGTGCCCTGAGCATCTACGAGGCCCTGGGCGGGCCCAACGACCCAAACGTGGCCAAGACCAAAAACAACCTG GCCTCGGCCTACCTGAAACAGAACAAGTACCAGCAAGCAGAAGAGCTGTACCGAGAGATCCTGAGCCGCGAGgacctgcctgcccctctgg GAGCTCCCAATGCAGGCACAACTGGTGACACCGAACAG ACCCTTCGTCGGAGCAGCTCCTTCTCCAAGATCCGTGAGTCTCTAAGGCGTGGAAGCGAGAAGCTGGTCTCCCGTCTCCGAGGCGAGGGGATGGCAGGGGCAGCCGG GATGAAGAGAGCCTTGTCGCTCAACGTGCTGAATGTGGACGGTCCAAAGGCTGCTGGGACCCAG GTCCCCCATCAGCACCTGAGCAAGACCACGCGCACCCTCAGCACCCAGGACCTGGGCCCCCGCTGA
- the KLC3 gene encoding kinesin light chain 3 isoform X2, with amino-acid sequence MSVQVAAPGSVGLGPERLSPEELVRQTRQVVQGLEALRAEHHGLARHLAEALAGQGMVAGLELLEEKQQVVSHSLEAIELGLGEAQVLLALSAHVGSLEAEKQRLRAQARRLAQENAWLREELEETQRRLRASEEAVAQLEEEKNHLEFLGQLRQYDPPAESQQPESPPRRDSLASLFPSEEEERKGSEAVGAAVAQQGGYEIPARLRTLHNLVIQYAGQGRYEVAVPLCRQALEDLERSSGHCHPDVATMLNILALVYRDQNKYKEATDLLHDALQIREQTLGPEHPAVAATLNNLAVLYGKRGRYREAEPLCQRALEIREKVLGSDHPDVAKQLNNLALLCQNQGKFEEVEQHYARALSIYEALGGPNDPNVAKTKNNLASAYLKQNKYQQAEELYREILSREDLPAPLGAPNAGTTGDTEQTLRRSSSFSKIRESLRRGSEKLVSRLRGEGMAGAAGMKRALSLNVLNVDGPKAAGTQVPHQHLSKTTRTLSTQDLGPR; translated from the exons ATGTCCGTACAGGTGGCAGCCCCTGGAAGTGTGGGGCTGGGCCCAGAGCGCCTGAGCCCCGAGGAGCTGGTGCGGCAGACAAGACAAGTGGTGCAGGGGTTGGAGGCCCTGCGGGCCGAGCACCATGGCCTGGCCAGACACCTGGCTGAGGCCCTGGCAGGACAGGGCATGGTGGCCGGCTTGGAGCTCCTGGAAGAAAAGCAGCAGGTGGTGAGCCACTCACTGGAAGCCATCGAGCTTGGACTGGGTGAGGCCCAG GTGCTGCTGGCCCTGTCAGCGCATGTGGGCTCGCTGGAGGCGGAGAAGCAGCGGCTGCGAGCCCAGGCCCGGAGGCTGGCCCAGGAGAACGCATGGCTgcgggaggagctggaggagacgCAGCGGCGGCTCCGGGCCAGCGAGGAGGCCGTGGCGCAGCTTGAGGAGGAGAAGAACCACCTCGAGTTCCTGGGGCAGCTGCGACAGTATGACCCGCCGGCAGAGAGCCAG CAGCCTGAATCCCCTCCTCGGCGAGACAGCCTGGCCTCCCTGTTCCCcagtgaggaggaagagaggaaag GCTCCGAGGCAGTGGGGGCCGCAGTGGCTCAGCAGGGCGGCTACGAGATCCCTGCCCGCCTTCGGACCCTGCACAACCTCGTGATCCAGTACGCGGGCCAGGGCCGCTACGAGGTTGCAGTGCCGCTGTGCCGCCAGGCCTTGGAGGACCTGGAGCGGAGCTCGGGCCACTGCCACCCTGACGTGGCCACCATGCTCAACATCCTGGCGCTGGTGTACCG GGACCAGAACAAGTACAAGGAGGCCACAGACCTTCTCCACGATGCCCTGCAGATCCGGGAGCAGACGCTGGGCCCTGAGCACCCTGCA GTGGCCGCCACCCTCAACAACCTGGCGGTGCTCTATGGGAAGCGGGGGCGTTACCGGGAGGCTGAGCCCCTGTGCCAGCGCGCCCTGGAGATCCGGGAGAAG GTCCTGGGGAGCGACCACCCGGACGTAGCCAAGCAGCTCAACAACCTGGCCTTGCTGTGCCAGAACCAGGGCAAGTTTGAGGAGGTGGAGCAGCACTACGCCCGTGCCCTGAGCATCTACGAGGCCCTGGGCGGGCCCAACGACCCAAACGTGGCCAAGACCAAAAACAACCTG GCCTCGGCCTACCTGAAACAGAACAAGTACCAGCAAGCAGAAGAGCTGTACCGAGAGATCCTGAGCCGCGAGgacctgcctgcccctctgg GAGCTCCCAATGCAGGCACAACTGGTGACACCGAACAG ACCCTTCGTCGGAGCAGCTCCTTCTCCAAGATCCGTGAGTCTCTAAGGCGTGGAAGCGAGAAGCTGGTCTCCCGTCTCCGAGGCGAGGGGATGGCAGGGGCAGCCGG GATGAAGAGAGCCTTGTCGCTCAACGTGCTGAATGTGGACGGTCCAAAGGCTGCTGGGACCCAG GTCCCCCATCAGCACCTGAGCAAGACCACGCGCACCCTCAGCACCCAGGACCTGGGCCCCCGCTGA